A stretch of the Clostridiales bacterium genome encodes the following:
- a CDS encoding transferase, which translates to MSDPRTYQPADACSPSVAIGPTSRVSADVRFGRWVVVESGVTIECGSVIGNHVTICEGAHIGQECVIADFAIVGKRPALAAGSTAKGGELPGVVLGAGCRIGSHTVLMAGSTFGDGCVVGDNAGVRERCVIGDQVVVGRGVTVENDTTIGARTRIQSGAYITAYVTIEEDVFIAPMVVTTNDNFMGRTERRLELMRGCTIRRGARVGGGAHILPGVELGEDAFVATGAVVTRDVPARTVVMGVPARAIREVPHDELLENQ; encoded by the coding sequence ATGTCTGACCCGCGCACATATCAACCAGCTGACGCCTGCTCCCCCAGTGTCGCCATCGGTCCTACCTCTCGCGTCTCGGCGGATGTGCGCTTTGGCAGATGGGTGGTGGTCGAGTCCGGTGTGACGATCGAGTGCGGGTCGGTGATAGGCAACCACGTGACCATCTGCGAGGGGGCGCACATCGGCCAAGAGTGCGTCATCGCTGACTTCGCTATCGTAGGCAAGCGGCCCGCGCTCGCCGCAGGCTCGACGGCCAAGGGCGGGGAGCTCCCAGGGGTGGTGCTCGGTGCCGGGTGCCGCATCGGTTCGCACACGGTGCTTATGGCCGGCTCCACGTTTGGCGACGGATGTGTGGTGGGTGACAACGCCGGAGTACGCGAGCGGTGCGTGATCGGCGATCAGGTGGTCGTGGGACGCGGTGTCACCGTCGAGAACGACACGACGATAGGCGCGCGCACGCGCATCCAGTCCGGCGCGTACATCACCGCGTACGTGACGATCGAGGAAGACGTCTTCATCGCACCAATGGTTGTCACCACTAACGACAATTTTATGGGCCGGACCGAGCGACGCCTCGAGCTCATGCGCGGGTGCACGATACGGCGCGGAGCGCGTGTTGGCGGCGGGGCGCACATCCTGCCAGGCGTCGAGCTCGGCGAGGACGCCTTCGTGGCCACCGGCGCCGTGGTCACGCGCGACGTGCCCGCACGCACTGTCGTGATGGGTGTCCCAGCTCGCGCTATCCGCGAAGTGCCTCACGACGAGCTACTCGAAAACCAGTGA